The window ATAGACTCATAGAAGCGGCTGCCCAAATCATGGCAATAATACCTTCTGCAATCATCATACCGTAGAAAATTTTACGACCTTGGTTTTCATTTTGCGTAGTACGCGAAATAATCGGTGTTTGTGTTGCATGGAATCCTGATAATGCACCACAAGTAATCGTAAAGAAGATTAATGGGAAGATCGGTAAATTCCCTGGGTGCATATTTTGGAACGAAAGCTCTGGAATTGGTGCACCAGTCACAATCATTCCAATTCCTACACCAAGTGCAGAAACTACTAAAAGTGCTCCGAAGTACGGATACAAGCGACCGATAATTTTATCAACAGGTAATAGTGTTGCTAAAATATAGTAAAAGAAGATAACACCAACAATCAGTGCAAGTGCTACTTTGCCATCCATTAAATTACTAATCAGCATAGCTGGTGAAGATACGAATACAGTCCCTACTAATAATAAAAGTAAAAGAGCGAAAACGTTTACAACGTGCTTCATAAACTTCCCTAAAAATTTCGATACAAGCTCTGGTAAATGTGCCCCTTTGTTTCGAATAGAAATCATACCAGTCAAGTAATCATGTACAGCCCCTGCAAAAATACATCCTACAACGATCCAGATAAATGCCACTGGACCATAAAGTGCCCCGGCGATTGGACCAAATACAGGACCAGTCCCTGCAATATTCAATAATTGAATTAATGAGTTCTTTGGTGTTGACATTGGTACATAATCGACACCATCAGCATTTACA is drawn from Lysinibacillus sp. SGAir0095 and contains these coding sequences:
- a CDS encoding carbon starvation protein A; translation: MITFLVCIVILIAGYFTYGKYVEKVFGEKPKRPTPAYVNADGVDYVPMSTPKNSLIQLLNIAGTGPVFGPIAGALYGPVAFIWIVVGCIFAGAVHDYLTGMISIRNKGAHLPELVSKFLGKFMKHVVNVFALLLLLLVGTVFVSSPAMLISNLMDGKVALALIVGVIFFYYILATLLPVDKIIGRLYPYFGALLVVSALGVGIGMIVTGAPIPELSFQNMHPGNLPIFPLIFFTITCGALSGFHATQTPIISRTTQNENQGRKIFYGMMIAEGIIAMIWAAASMSLFGGYGGLSEVIAAGGPAAVVSEVSLLMLGSIGGTLAVLGVIVLPITSGDTAFRAARMIIAEYFKFGQAKIMSRLWIAIPLFVISYALTKIDFNILWRYFSWANQVTAVIALWVGAMYLFLARKNHWIATVPASFMTYMVIVYILYEPTMGFGIPLNASFIGGLVAAAVLVGIFFASAHKKRGTSLLLDEDVSGFKANEA